The following proteins come from a genomic window of Arachis duranensis cultivar V14167 unplaced genomic scaffold, aradu.V14167.gnm2.J7QH unplaced_Scaffold_68891, whole genome shotgun sequence:
- the LOC107472371 gene encoding uncharacterized protein LOC107472371, giving the protein MSGASRLNPEDERILRRIRRAERGKGIFGEEESEGEDQVMEDNLHIPPGGVCNNDGPPRRVLSSYTIPDPKHCGSSIATPTVQANNFELKPQLITLVQNNCSYGGGPLEDPNQHLFVFLRICNTVKTNRVHPDVYKLLLFPFSLRDKATQWLESFPKESLNDWNEVMSRFLAKFYPPQKIIKLKTEVQTFRQMDGESLYEAWERYKALMRRCPPNMFSDWVKLQNFYEGLNPEARKGLDYSSGGSLNMMKTAEEAQDLIEIVANNQYYYSSERQHNPAPKKGVMELEGIDAILAQNKLIHQQIQQQMEMITKRMDGLQLASANTTNQSSLEWGQGEGTTIEQPQEQVQYMQNTSNSQDEFHGDTYNPSWKNHPNLK; this is encoded by the coding sequence ATGTCAGGAGCTAGTAGACTTAATCCTGAAGACGAGAGGATCCTCCGGAGGATAAGGAgagcagaaagaggaaaggggatATTCGGTGAAGAGGAATCAGAGGGAGAGGACCAAGTCATGGAGGACAATCTGCACATTCCTCCTGGAGGGGTCTGCAACAATGATGGACCACCTAGAAGGGTGCTATCTTCTTACACCATCCCTGATCCAAAACATTGTGGGAGCAGTATTGCTACTCCAACTGTTCaggccaataactttgagttaaaaccccaactcatcactttggtacaAAACAACTGCTCCTATGGAGGGGGACCTcttgaagacccaaatcaacatctgtTTGTTTTTCTAAGGATATGCAATACAGTGAAGACCAATAGAGTACACCCAGACGTCTACAAACTGCTGCTATTTCCATTCTCTTTGAGGGACaaggccactcaatggctagagtcaTTCCCCAAGGAAAGCCTCAATGATTGGAATGAAGTGATGAGCAGATTTTTAgcaaagttctacccacctcaaaagatcatcaagttgaagacagaggtTCAGACTTTTAGGCAAATGGACGGGGAGTCGTTATATGAGGCCTGGGAAAGGTATAAGGCACTAATGAGAAGATGCCCACCTAACATGTTTAGTGATTGGGTCAAactccaaaacttctatgaaggcttaaaTCCAGAAGCAAGGAAAGGACTAGATTACTCATCAGGAGGATCACTCAACATGATGAAGACCGCAGAAGAGGCTCAAGACCTCATTGAGATTGTGGCAAACAATCAGTACTATTACTCATCAGAGAGGCAACATAACCCAGCCCCAAAGAAAGGCGTGATGGAGCTTGAAGGTATTGACGCTATCTTGGCACAAAATAAGTTAATACACCAACAGATTCAGCAACAAATGGAAATGATAACAAAGAGAATGGATGGCCTCCAACTAGCATCAGCGAACACAACAAATCAATCATCACTGGAATGGGGCCAAGGTGAAGGGACCACTATTGAACAGCCACAAGAACAAGTTCAGTACATGCAGAATACTTCAAATTCTCAGGATGAATTTCATGGTGATACATACAACCCATCCTGGAAAAATCATCCCAATCTGAAGTAG
- the LOC110277331 gene encoding uncharacterized protein LOC110277331, whose product MMIVTEAQQSRRPQRRRQRDEPMEEEESQEEEEAQEEEEPQHVQPHDNLNMTQMQEAIGRLSQQYTRIQERQEEYHLQYMKHQQEQEEWQLKMMNQQSEFESKFFVMQEEHVFQSHESFGKLAQMQAENMRALKEFTALQDARYEVQADYNINSQIKLNYIGEHQHNMDPAFPTFDEFFKKKSEIEVSKAMSLEDRVEETMNKAGFWKGQQTTGLDTEDTTPQANARRKKKHDK is encoded by the coding sequence ATGATGATTGTTACTGAAGCACAGCAGAGCCGAAGACCACAAAGAAGAAGGCAAAGAGATGAACCAATGGAGGAAGAAGAGTcacaagaggaagaagaggcacaaGAGGAAGAGGAACCGCAACACGTCCAACCACATGACAATCTGAACATGACTCAGATGCAGGAAGCAATTGGAAGGTTATCACAACAGTACACAAGAATTCAAGAAAGGCAAGAGGAGTACCATCTACAATACATGAAGCACCAACAAGAGCAAGAGGAATGGCAGCTGAAAATGATGAACCAACAAAGTGAGTTTGAATCAAAATTCTTTGTGATGCAAGAGGAGCATGTTTTTCAATCTCACGAATCATTTGGGAAGTTGGCACAAATGCAAGCTGAGAATATGAGGGCTCTCAAGGAATTCACAGCCCTTCAAGATGCAAGATATGAAGTCCAAGCCGATTACAACATAAATAgccaaattaaattgaattatattGGAGAACATCAGCACAACATGGATCCAGCATTTCCGACTTTTGATgaattcttcaagaagaaaagtGAAATAGAAGTAAGCAAAGCTATGAGCCTTGAAGATCGAGTAGAAGAAACAATGAATAAAGCTGGGTTCTGGAAGGGTCAACAGACAACAGGCTTGGACACAGAGGACACCACCCCCCAAGCAAAtgcaagaagaaagaaaaagcatgacAAATGA